The Myxococcus virescens genomic sequence GCCCTCTGCGCGGTAAGCATCCAGCTGAAGTAAGTCTTCTTGAGGCAGTCCCAGGAGTTCTCAATCCAGTTGAACGTCTCGGAGGTGCACTTCTGCAGCCGGAAGGCGCGAACGTAGGGGAGCGCCGCCTCGAGGGCAGTCCTGGCGAGGCGGGAATTGAAGGGCACCCCGTTGTCGAGCACGAGCACAATGTGTCTGCCGGTGCGCCCCCCCAGGCGTACGTTCATCGCATCGGCCGGACGTGACACGTGGGGCGGCGTGGGCTGGCGCTCTCGCTGGTGACGCGCTCGGACCATCCTTGGGGCGCTCACGGGCGAGGCGGGTGGACTGGCCGCGCCGGACGCGGACAAGATCGAGCTCCACGACCGCCACGCCTTCGTCGCGGTCTCCAAGCGCGTCGCGAAGATGGCCCATCCTCGATTGAGCGAGGGACACATCAAGGGGCGCAAGCACCGCATCGAGCGCGTGCGGTAGTCGCCTTCTCCCCCCCCCCAGATTCTCAAAGTATGAAATCATCCGAGTAATATGTTTCGCGTGAATTAACTCGCCGTATGCGCGGTCCCAGGGGGGCCGATAGCGCTCGCGAGTGCTCGTCGGCAGTTTCGCGCTGCTGTGGTCGCGAGTTCAGGGCCGCAGCTCGCGAGAGCAAACCCTCGCATCAAAGGACTCATCCTGTGAATACGTCGTTCATTCGTTGGCCGTGCGCGCTCGTTGGACTCTCCCTCGGGGCCCTGCTCATTGCTTGTGGAGGTGACTCGGAGCCGTCCAATCCAGACGGAAACGGAAACGGAAACGGAGGAGAGGGGACTGACACGGAAACAACTGTGAATGGCAGACCCGCGAGCGAGTACTTCGCACAGTTCGCCTATGAGAAATACGCTGGCGCCCCGGGTGGCGCGGTGGAGTTCCCCGCCCAGCGGGATGGCATCAACCTGTTCGCCGCGACCGCCTTTCTGAAGCAAGACAAGAGCTTCATCCTCTACTACGCCGAGGGCGCGGGGACCGTGCGCTCCAATGGCTACACCGCCGAGATTCCGCTCTCCCGCATGTTCAAGCGCACCGGCACCTGGAGTGTCAGTGGAGGCTCGTTGAAGCTCGGCGACCTGATGACCTGCCAAGGCCTGATGGTGGACGGCAACGACGCGCTTCGCTGCACGTTGGACCGGACCATTGGCTATGCGGACGCAGTGGGGAAGAGCGCGACGTTCACGCGCTCGACCAACTCGTCGCCGAATGACAGGCAGTGGGCCGACTACAAGTAACGAGGACCGGAATGGAGGATCCGAGCAGTGCCGCTGACAGGGGCCGCCGGAGCAGTGAGCCAAGCGGGTGGAGAAGCCGCGCAGCCCCATGGGGTACAACGCCGACCCCTCCCGCGTCGTTCACGTACGCCAGCACTCGCCGCCTGCCGCCACACCTCACGCAGGCGAACACGTCGAAGTTGAACGTCCTCCGGCCTGACTGAAGCAACGCCCGAGCGTTGATCGCGGCGGAAAAGGAAAAGGGCTGGTTGCCTGAAGCAACCAGCCCTTCTCTCTTCTTGGAGCCGACACCCAGGATTGAACTGGGGACCTACTGATTACGAATCAGTTGCTCTGCCGCTGAGCTATGTCGGCGCGACAGGTGCGCGGGGAGTACCATGGCGGCTCATGTCCGGCAAGCAGAAATGAAGGCGAGTACTCACCCTCCCCGCCACTCCGCCCATTTTCCGCGCGCCCGCATCGTTGGTTTTCCAACCATCCCCACGATTGACCACCCTGACACGGATGACACACCGCGTCTGTCGCAGGTGACACATCGCGTTGACATAAGTGCCCGTTATCGCTCCAGATTCTTGGGAGAGGACGGGTGCTTGGCGCGGTTGAAGTCTCGGAGCGCCTATGTACATAAGGGCCCCGCTACCCCCACGTGCCTCGCCCACGAGCGGCGACGCGACAAGGAGCATCTCCCGTCATGGCCAGCGAAGAGAATTTCATGCGTGCCCCGGCCCCTACGCCCAAGCGCACCGTCTACACCGAGGCGATGGAGATCTTCCATCGTGCCGCGGACCTCATCGCGCTGGACAAGCGCGTCCGCCTCGAGTTGGAGGAGCCGGACTACGAGCACATCTTCTACGTCACGGCGAAGCTGAAGGACCG encodes the following:
- a CDS encoding DbpA RNA binding domain-containing protein, producing MAAPDADKIELHDRHAFVAVSKRVAKMAHPRLSEGHIKGRKHRIERVR